One window from the genome of Labeo rohita strain BAU-BD-2019 chromosome 10, IGBB_LRoh.1.0, whole genome shotgun sequence encodes:
- the LOC127171960 gene encoding myelin protein zero-like protein 1 produces MEIRLPSFTHHHVLWCVFAVFVYAGVFGVSAIDVFTPAEVFVENGTTATLSCSFKSKEVISSSASVTWSFLPEGDTGLSTTIFYYSGGKPFPGSVPQFKSRVEWAGDMNKKDASIRVIQMQFKDNGTFSCDVKNPPDISGQMSIIKVRVVMKESLPQTSTAVIVGGVIGAVIGIIIIAVVTYLIIRRQEPRHDYEGCTSLESVSSQNTRVGKKAESSNDNSRCSSPSAPVQGPVIYAQLDHSGSKNSFHKMEPVVYADIRKN; encoded by the exons ATGGAAATAAGGCTTCCGAGTTTCACACATCATCATGTTTTATGGTGTGTTTTTGCGGTGTTTGTTTACGCGG GCGTGTTTGGCGTGTCGGCGATAGACGTGTTCACTCCAGCCGAGGTGTTTGTTGAGAACGGGACCACAGCCACTCTGTCCTGTAGTTTTAAATCTAAAGAGGTGATCAGTAGTTCGGCGTCAGTGACGTGGTCTTTCCTTCCCGAGGGAGACACGGGACTGTCCACTACA ATCTTCTATTACTCCGGTGGGAAGCCGTTTCCGGGCTCGGTGCCGCAGTTTAAGTCCCGTGTGGAATGGGCTGGAGACATGAACAAGAAGGACGCGTCGATCCGTGTGATCCAGATGCAGTTTAAGGACAACGGGACGTTCAGCTGCGACGTGAAGAATCCTCCAGACATCTCCGGACAGATGTCCATCATTAAAGTCAGGGTGGTCATGAAAG AGTCTCTTCCTCAGACCAGCACGGCGGTGATCGTGGGCGGCGTGATCGGAGCCGTGATCGGCATCATCATCATCGCTGTGGTCACGTACCTGATCATCAGACGACAGGAACCAAGGCACGACTACGAAGG CTGCACCTCGTTAGAGAGTGTGAGCTCACAGAACACTAGGGTGGGGAAGAAAGCGGAGTCTAGCAACGACAACTCCCGCTGCTCCAGCCCCTCCGCACCCGTACAG GGGCCGGTGATTTACGCCCAGCTCGATCACTCCGGCAGCAAGAACTCCTTCCACAAGATGGAGCCGGTGGTGTACGCAGACATCCGCAAGAACTAG
- the klhl35 gene encoding kelch-like protein 35: MGFGTNGELMDGRSKVSFCSGSCHAEHILQVLNSYRRSGTFTDVVLQVDGCEFPCHRATLCASSLYFRTMFSGPFQESRQPVVKLQGISSAAMDNLLDFIYEGRLKLDEENVESVFQAADRLDVPVLTKACVQFLQERVSHSNCLGLMDFASLYVLRPLQERCQTLLYQDFQEVLRHDEFLGLPKARVLELLASERLQVSEEVLVTAALRWVHHRLDERRGELKELLERLRLPLLDPAFFTGTLEADELVQDCKELRPLMQEARMYRTYGREVQSERTKPRRCSGWAEMIFVIGGCDKNGFSRLSFTEKLNLTSGEWTSATALPGYSKSEFAACELQNDIYISGGQLNSADVWRFLPQFSHWVRVQGLSRGRWRHKMVSMCGKLYVVGGYNGRERLSSVERYSPHENKWTSVSDLLLPVSSAALSSCCGKLYVIGGAVSEHTNTDRVQCYDPVSNKWSYVSSCPFSQRSISAVTLNGSIYVTGGLLEHIYCYTPRTDSWSRAATLPVKLEGCGLTVCDGKVCVVGGRNEQSVAVDQIWAFDPVNGKLTEEKPLTRCLSYHGCVTVLQRL; the protein is encoded by the exons ATGGGCTTCGGCACGAACGGCGAGCTGATGGACGgcaggtcaaaggtcagctTCTGCTCGGGCTCCTGTCACGCCGAGCACATCCTGCAGGTGCTGAACTCCTACCGGCGCAGCGGCACCTTCACGGACGTGGTGCTGCAGGTGGACGGCTGCGAGTTCCCGTGTCACCGCGCCACGCTCTGCGCCAGCAGCCTCTACTTCCGCACCATGTTCAGCGGCCCCTTCCAGGAGAGCCGGCAGCCTGTGGTCAAGCTGCAGGGCATCTCCAGCGCGGCCATGGACAACCTGCTGGACTTCATTTACGAGGGCCGGCTGAAGCTGGACGAGGAGAACGTGGAGAGCGTCTTCCAGGCGGCCGACCGGCTGGACGTGCCCGTTCTGACCAAAGCCTGCGTGCAGTTCCTGCAGGAACGCGTCAGCCACTCCAACTGCCTGGGCCTGATGGACTTCGCCAGCCTGTACGTGCTGCGGCCGCTGCAGGAGCGGTGCCAGACGCTGCTCTACCAGGACTTCCAGGAGGTCCTGCGGCACGACGAGTTCCTCGGCCTGCCCAAAGCCCGCGTGCTCGAGCTGCTGGCCTCTGAGCGGCTGCAGGTGTCCGAGGAGGTTCTGGTGACCGCCGCGCTCCGGTGGGTCCATCACCGGCTGGACGAGCGCAGGGGGGAGCTCAAAGAGCTGCTGGAGCGGCTGCGTCTGCCTCTGCTGGATCCGGCGTTCTTCACCGGCACGCTGGAGGCCGACGAGCTGGTGCAGGACTGCAAAGAGCTCCGACCGCTGATGCAGGAGGCGCGCATGTACCGCACGTACGGACGGGAGGTGCAGTCGGAGCGCACAAAACCACGCCG gtgcTCTGGCTGGGCTGAGATGATCTTTGTAATCGGCGGCTGTGATAAGAACGGTTTCTCCAGACTGTCCTTCACGGAGAAGCTGAACCTGACGTCTGGAGAGTGGACGTCCGCCACCGCTCTGCCCGGTTACTCCAAATCTGAGTTTGCAGCCTGTGAACTTCAGAACGACATCTATATATCAG gcgGGCAGCTGAACAGCGCAGACGTGTGGCGGTTCCTGCCTCAGTTCAGTCACTGGGTGCGTGTGCAGGGTCTCAGCCGCGGCCGCTGGAGGCATAAGATGGTGTCCATGTGTGGGAAG CTGTATGTCGTCGGCGGTTATAACGGCCGTGAGCGTCTGTCCAGCGTGGAGCGCTACAGTCCGCACGAGAACAAGTGGACGAGCGTTTCTGACCTGCTGCTGCCCGTCAGTTCGGCCGCTCTCAGCAGCTGCTGCGGGAAACTCTACGTGATCGGAGGAGCCGTGAGCGAACACACCAACACTGACCGG GTCCAGTGTTACGATCCGGTGAGCAACAAGTGGTCGTACGTGTCGTCCTGTCCGTTCTCTCAGCGCTCCATCAGCGCCGTCACGCTCAACGGCTCCATCTACGTGACCGGAGGTCTGCTGGAGCACATCTACTGCTACACGCCCCGCACAGACTCCTGGAGCCGAGCCGCGACGCTGCCCGTCAAACTG gaggGCTGCGGACTGACCGTGTGTGACGGCAAGGTGTGTGTGGTCGGCGGTCGTAACGAGCAGTCGGTTGCGGTGGATCAGATCTGGGCGTTTGATCCGGTGAACGGTAAACTGACGGAGGAGAAGCCGCTGACGCGCTGCCTGAGCTATCATGGCTGTGTGACCGTCCTGCAGCGGCTCTGA